In the genome of uncultured Paludibaculum sp., the window TGGAGGCTACGTTGAAGCGCAGCGAGTTCTCGGCCAGCAGGCGCGCCTCGCGATCGAGGCTGACGTTGTTGCCGTCGTTCTTCATGGTGAGACCGGTGGGTTCGATCACATTGGGCGCGCCGCCGGGCGCCAGCGACAGGAACTCGAACTGAAAGTCGATGTCCTTGGTGTGGTAGCCGGGGGTATCCAGGTTCGCGAGATTGGAGGCCACCAGTTTCTGCCGGTCCGCCAGCAGGTCCATGTAGCCCTCGATGCGAGTGGTGATGGCCGGAAGCATGATGGTATGGCCCATGCAGATCAGTGGCCAAGGGCTTATCGGCCGGCGAGGGCGCAGTATTAGGAGAAGCGAGCCTTTTAAATGATTGAGTTGGAGAAATGCGAGGAGAAGTGCTTATTCCTCGTACATCGTGGGGTATGCCAGTTTCATTTCGGAAGCGGTTTCATGTGCTGTTCCGATTTGGATCAGGAGTCCTTTGCCGATTCCAGGGCAGCGATGGCCGGTCTTTTCCCAGGCTCGGCGGGACTCCAGGATCTCGGGCCAGAAGGGGAAGAGCCGGCATTGCGTGGGTTTGCTGGGATGGATGGAGCACCCACCCTGGAGCAGAAAGTGGCACTGGCGATCACGCGGTTTCCGCAGGCGCAGCAGGTGGCGCGTGCGGTAGACGTACTTACGTTCGAAGTCGGCCGGGGTCATCTCAAGATAGCGAGCGGCGTTCTTGAGATCCTGCTCGGTGATGTACACAAAGCCTTCCATGTCGCAGCAGCGAGTGCAGCCGGGTTGGCACGTGAAGCGGACGCCGTCCATACCGCACAGGATAGCGTCTCCACCGGGCGCCCGGTTGTGCCGGCCTGGGCAGGGGGGGTATTCTCGACAATAAGGCATCGTGTGCGGCCCGGTGGCGCAACATTTCGCCTTGTTGATGTTTTGCGGGAGATAGCGGGAGTTTATGGCAGCCAGAGACGACGGCGAGTTTGAACTCATCCTTGGAAACAAGCAGTTGCTCAGCGTGTTGTTCATCGTGATCATCCTTCTGGGTGTGTTCTTCACGATGGGCTTCCTGGCCGGCCGCAGCACCGGGGCTGGAGCAACTGTGGCGCAGAAGCGTCCGGCGGACCAGACGCCGTTGGCGGTGGACGCACCCAACCCGTCGCGGGAGACGATTCCAACGGCGAGCGAACCCGAGCCGACCGACAAGCCTGTAGAAAAGGCGGCGGAACCGCCCGTCGAACCACAACCCGCTCCACCACGAAAGGAACCCGAGCGGCCCGCGCCAGCCAAGAAGGAGCCGGCGAAGCACGAAGAGGCGAAGAAGGAAGCGCATAAGGCGGAACCGGTCCGCAGCCAGGGTGGCTTCGTACAGGCTCCGCCGTCAGGCACCTACCTGCAGGCCGCCGCGACCCGGCGGGCCGACGCGGAATCGATGCTGGCCGAGATTGGCTCCAAGAAGGGTCTGCGCGGCTACATCACGGCTTCCCCGAAGACGACGGAACTGTTCCGGGTGCTGATTGGACCGCTATCCACGAATGAGTCGATCGCCACGGCCCGCGCCAAGCTGGGCGAACTGGGCATCAAGTCTCCGTATATCGTGAAATATTAATGGACTCGCTCGTTCAACTGGAGACCCGGCCGAAACGGCAGCGGCCGCGCCTGCCGGACTTCCTGCGCAAGCCGGATACGCACTTCGATTCCGTTCAACTGCTGAAGAATGACCTGCGCGAGCACAACCTGCACACGGTGTGTGAGTCCGCCCGCTGCCCGAACATTCACGAGTGTTTCCACCGCGGGGCGGCGACGTTCATGATTCTGGGCAACATCTGCACGCGCGGGTGTACCTTCTGCTCCGTGCCGAAGGGCTCGCCCGAGAAGCAGGAGATGCCCATCGATCCGCTGGAGCCCGCCAACGTGGCGCGCATGGCGGCCCAGATGAAGCTGCGTTACGTGGTGATCACCAGCGTGAACCGCGACGATTTGCCGGATGGCGGTTCGCACCACTTCGCGGAGACCGTGCGCGAGGTGCGCGCGGCGCTGCCCGAAGCCACGGTGGAGGTGCTGACGCCGGACTTCTGCGGCGACCTGGAGGCGGTGGCGCGGGTGCTGGACGCGGGTCCGCACGTCTTCAACCACAACATGGAGACGATCGCGCGGCTTTACCGGAGGATCCGGCCGCAGGCGAACTATCAGCAGTCGCTGGACGTGCTGGCATTCGCGCGGCGCCACAGGGCAGACGTCCTGACGAAGTCGGGCCTGATGGTGGGCCTGGGCGAGACCGAAGAAGAAGTGAACGGACTGCTACGCGACCTGCGAGGAGCCCAGGCTGACGTCGCCACCATCGGGCAGTACCTGCAGCCGACGCGCCGCAATGCGGAAGTCGCGGAGCACGTCGTACCGGAGCGCTATGAGCGCTGGCAGGCCTACGGCGAATCGATTGGGTTCAAGAAGGTGTTCGCGGGCCCGTTTGTGCGCTCCAGCTACATGGCCGATCTGGTGAACCACTCGGCACGGGAGGCACGGCCCGAGGCCGGGTAGTAATGTTCCGTTGGCAAATCTCCCTGGCCGGCGCCGTGTTGACAGCTCTCCTGCTGGCCGCGTTGTTCCCTCCTTTCCAGGTGACGATTCTGGCTCCGGTGGCGCTGACGCCATTGCTCTATGCGATGGCGCTGGAGCCGGATGGCAAGCAGCGCTTCCTGTGGGGCTGGTTTTGCGGGTTCCTCTACTGGCTGATAGTTTGTTTCTGGATCAAGGACGTACTGGCAGCCTATGGCGGATTGACCGGTCCGCTGAGTTGGCTAGCGGTGCTGTTGTTTGCCGTGGCCAAGGGTCTGCACATGGCCGCTTTCGGCTGGTTGAGCGGGTTCGTGTTGAACCGGCGCTGGGCCATCCCCGCCGTCGCAGCCTTGTGGACCGGCATTGAGCGAACACACGGCCCGCTGGGTTTCGCATGGCTGACGCTGGGCAACGCGGGCATCGAGATGGCGGCTCCGTTGCGGGTGGCTCCGTTCCTGGGTGTCTACGGCCTCTCGTTCATCTTCGCGATGCTGGCGGCGGCGCTGGCCATGGTGGCGTTGCGGCACGACCGGCGGCAATTGGCGTGGCTGGCGCCGCTGGTGCTGTTGTTCGTGCTGCCGGTGGCGGGCCCTCGGCAGGGGCCGACGGCGGAGGCAGCGGCGGTGCAGACGAACATCGGAGCGGATGCCAACTGGACGGCCGAGGAGAAGGACCGGGTGGTGAAGCGGCTGGCGCTACGGACGCTGCAGGAGTCGCTGGATGTAGCCAAACCCAAGCCGAGCCTGGTGCTGTGGCCCGAGGCGCCGGCGCCGTTCTACTATTACGACGACGAGGCGTTCCGCCGGCAGGTCACCGAGACGGCGAGGTTGGTCGGTGCTCCGCTGCTGTTCACAGGCGTGGCGTATACCGCCCAGAAGGAGCCGTTGAACTCGGCCATCCTGCTGGGATCCGAGGGGCAACTGCTGGGCCGCTATGACAAGGTGAACCTAGTGCCCTTTGGCGAATACATCCCGGCCGGTTTCCACTGGATTCAGAAGATCTCGAGCGAGGCGGGCAACTATGCCCCGGGCGCGGGGCCGAAGGTCTTCATTGCGGGCGACCACACGTTGGGCGCTTTCATCTGCTACGAGTCAGCGTTCCCGAGCTACATTCGCGAGTTCGCAAACAATGGCGCCGAGGTGCTGATCAATCTCACGAACGACGGCTACTTCGGTGGGAATTTTGCGCGCCAACAGCATCTGATGCTGGTGCGCATGCGGGCTGTGGAGAACCAGCGGTGGGTGCTGCGGCCGGCCAATGACGGTATCACGACGTCGATCGATCCGGCGGGGCGATTGTGGGACCGTCTGCCCGAATTCCAGCTCACCACGGGACGGCTGCGCTTCGGCTGGATCCGCGAGAAGACGCTCTACACGCGTTTTGGCGACTGGTTCGCGTGGCTGTGCCTGGCGGCCGGACTCGCCGGGGTCGTCGTGACGCAGATCCCTTCCTACCGCCCGGCGCAGTAAAATGGGCGCGCCATGCTTCGTTCCCTTTTGCTGCTGACCGTGCTGCTGGGCGCGCAGGCCGCGCCGCTGCCCGTACGTGGGATTCACCTGGGCGCGCCGACGCCCGAGGAGATGCCTTTGGCCACGCGCTTCATCGAAGAGGCGTTGCCGAAGGAGGGCGTGAATGTCCTCATCCTGGAGATCAATTACCATTACCAGTACGCGAAACACCCGGAGGTGGTGGATCCGGACGCTCTGTCGGCGGCGCAACTGCGGCAGTTGGCTGAGTCGTGCCGAAAGGCCCAGGTGCGGCTGATTCCGATGATCAACCTGCTGGGGCACCAGTCGTGGGCAAAGACGACCTTCGGGCTGTTGCGCGGGCATCCGGAGTTTGACGAGACGCCGAAGAAGTACCCGGACAACGAAGGCATCTACTGTCGCAGCTACTGCCCGAGGCACCCCAAGGCTCATGCTGTGCTGTTCGATCTCATCGACGAACTGATGGATGTGACCGGGGCCGATACGTTCCACGCGGGCATGGACGAGGTGTTCCTGCTGGGCGAGAAGGAGTGCAAGCGGTGCAGGGGCCGGAACAGGGCCGAACTGTTCGCAAACGAGGTAAAGACGCTGCACGCGCATCTGGCGAAGCAGAACAAGGAGCTGTGGATTTGGGGTGACCGGCTGATCGACGGCAACGTGACGGGCATCGGCAAGTGGGAGGCCAGCCAGAATGAGACGGCGCCCGCGCTGTCGTTGATCCCCAAGGACGTGGTGATTGCCGATTGGCACTACGAGGCTCCGCACGCCACGGGGACCTACTTCGCGTTGTCGGGTTTCCGCGTCGTCACCTCGCCGTGGAGGAAGACACCGGTTGCCCTGGGCCAGTTGGCGCAGATCCGCGACGCCCGCGCGCACTCGACGAAACAGGTGGCGGGGCGGATGCTGGGCATGCTGCAGACGACCTGGGTGGGTTTCGGGCCGTTCGTGCGCGCCTACTTCCAGGAAGGTGACACGCCAAAGGCGCAGGTGACCGAAGCGGTGGCTTGCTTCCGCTCGTTATTCGCAGAATTGAGGACCATGAACTAGCCATGCTGACTCGCCGTGAATTCAACTTCTCTCTGCTGGCGGCGCCGGCCGTTGTGGGCAGCGCCCTCGACAAGACTCCGGCGCGGGCTCTCGCACTGGATGGGACAGAGGCCACTGACTGCAAGGTCACACGCCGCTGGACCGGAACGTTGTGCCGGTCGAGCGTCACTAACTCCGGAACAAAGCCGGTGCGGCTGCGGGCGATCGTGCTGTTCGACGGTCCGCACGGGTATACGGCGGAGACGAAGCTCTACGGTGAGGGTTTCACGATGCTGAGCCAGACCGGCGGGACGCTGGGTGCGCCCACAGCCATCGGTGGGTATCTCGACAGGAAGCACTACCGCATCCCGGAACCTGAGGACGCGACAACGGTGTACAGCGTGGCCTGTCTGTCGCCCGCGCCGAACCGGCACGAGTTGATGGCCTTCACGTCGTCGCGGCGCTTTGTCGGGCGGTTTCACTTCCGGCCCACGGCGTTGCAGATCACGCTGGACTGCGAGGGGCTGGAACTCGCCGCCGGGCAGACCTGGCAACTGGAAGAGTTTGTCCGCCTCGAAGGAGCAAACCGAGCGGCGTTGTTCGAACAACTGGGCACACTGATCGCGAAGAATCATCCGCCGCTGAAGTGGGCCGCCCCGCCGGAAGGCTGGTGCTCCTGGTATTGCTTCGGGCCGAAGGTGACGGCGCAGCAGGTGCGCGACAACCTGGACTGGATCGCGAAGAACGCTCCGAATCTGAAGTACGTGCAGATCGATGACGGCTACCAACCGGCGATGGGCGACTGGCTGGAGACGGGCACGGCGTTCGGCGGAGAGGTGCGCGCGGTTCTGAAGGAGATCAAGACGCGCGGATTTGAGCCGGCGATCTGGGTGGCTCCGTTCATCGCGGAGGAGAAATCGAAGCTGTTCACGGAGCATCCTGAGTGGTTCATGAAGGACGGGCAGGGGGCTCCGCTGGCGTCGAACAAGGTTACGTTCGGCGGGTGGCGGCGTGGTCCGTGGTATGCGCTGGATGCCACGCAGCCGGCCGTGCAGCAGCATCTCAAGACAGTGTTCCGCACGATGAATCAGGAATGGGGCGTCACCTACTTCAAGATGGACGCGAACTTCTGGGGCGCCATGCACGGCGGGCGCTTGTCGGACGGCAAGGCGACGCGGGTAGAGGCCTACCGGCGCGGCATGCAGGCGATTATCGAGGGCGCGGGGCACAGCTTCCTGCTGGGCTGCAATCATCCGATGTGGCCTTCGCTGGGGCTAATTCACGGGTCGCGGTCGTCGGGCGATATTTCGAGGAAATGGGACACGGTGTCGAAAGTGGCCAGTGAGAACTTGCACCGGGCGTGGCAGAACGGGCGACTGTGGTGGAACGACCCGGACGCGCTGGTGTTGCTGGGTGAGTTGCCCGAGGACGAGTTCCTGTTCCATGCGGCGGCGACCTACGCCACCGGCGGCATGCTGCTCTCCGGTGACGACCTGACGAAAATGACTCCGGAACGGAAGGCGCTGTTGCTGAAGCTGCGGCCCACGGCGCAGGCGGCGGCGTTCGATGCCGAGTTCAAGATCGGGCGGATGAAGCGGCCAGGGCATGAGCTGGTTTTCGTCTTGAACTGGTCGGACGAGCCGGTGTCGCAGTCGTTCCTGCTGCCGGGTCTGGTGCAGGTGACGGATTTCCTCACCGGCGAGGACATGGGCAAGCACAAGGGCGACTGCGAGGTGCCGGACATGCCGCCGCACTCGGGGCGCGTGTTTCGCTGTACTCACGGTGCCGAGGCAAGATGATAACGCGATGACTGGTTACAGGCGAGCGCAAACTGCAGGCATCTTCATTTCTCGCGTCCCGCTCTTCCCATCGTCATACGACTTTTCACTTCCGTCTCGACGAAATGGACCAGCTCCTGATAGGCGTCAGGCCCGAGATCCGATTCGAGCGACTTTCTGATGTCCTCGAACTGGAAATTCAGTTCGTCTGTGGCCGCCTGACGGCGAGCCGCCAGCTCTGATGCAGGCCCCTTCAAGGCGGCCTTCGCCGACGCAACCGCATCGTTCACGGCGAGCCTGTACTTCACGGCCGCAATCGAAACTGAGTCCTGTTGTTTCTCCGTCAGACCGCTCCCCCGCATGTAGTACTCTCGCCCGCTCACGCTCATAGGCCGCGGGACCGGGCCGTCGCAGAGCATTAGGAACATGCTCTTGAATGCCTCGTCCAAGGGGATCAGTTCGGGGTTCTTTGATCCGTCGATCTGTGTTGATGATTTTACAGGCTGCTGGGTGAAACCCGTCGGGAGAAGAAGCACCAGGAGGCAAATCGCCCCCGCTGGTATCGTTCTGATATTCATACTGGCAGGCCCACAATTACGACCGGCACTGGAATCTACCTGGCGACTCAGGTAATGGAGCAATGCTAGCCGCATTGATGCAAGGTGTCAATGCGCGCCCGAGCATTTCATTGCCAATTCACCGATTATTGAAGCAAAGATACCGGTAATAATCAGTTGGTGGGCTGAATGGGCCGTTTGCCAGTGGCCTTCCAGCTCTGCAGGTCGTGGAAGCCGCGTTCCATCTCCTGGCTCGTAATGGCGCAGTGGCCGCCATGCTTCACATACTGTTGAGCGAACCACTGCCCTGCCCCGGCCATGCGCGTCAGATCGGCGTAGCCGTTGGGCACCCACGGCGGCACCAGCGGGTCGTAGGTGGTGTGGATGGCCAGCATGGGCCGCGTCAGGCGGCCGGAGGGCGTGTAGAAGGTACGGATGTACTCGGCGGCTCGCGGATCGGCGGTGTAGCGCGCCACGCCGTCGTTCAGCTTGTTGTCGTCGGGCGTGCCGGAGTAGATGGTGTCGTGGTTGTCGAACGGATTGCCGCCGCCGCGCTGTTGCAGGTCCAGCAGGATGTAGGTCCAGAAAACGATGGTGCCGGCCAGATCGCGGTTGGTGGGGATGCCCGCCCATTGGCGCATGGCGGTGGCCTGCTCCGGCTTGGAGTTGAGCAGCGCCTCTATCTCGGCGTTCTTCTCGCGCGACATGCGGAAATCGGCGGGGACCTTGGCAGGGTTGGGCAGAGCTCCGGGGAAGTAGTAATCGAAGACGACGCGCATGTCGAAGACGCGGCGCTCCATGAACTGCTCGGCCGAG includes:
- a CDS encoding flagellar basal body protein, with the protein product MGHTIMLPAITTRIEGYMDLLADRQKLVASNLANLDTPGYHTKDIDFQFEFLSLAPGGAPNVIEPTGLTMKNDGNNVSLDREARLLAENSLRFNVASNLMRGEIRMVRKAIEEGKGA
- the lnt gene encoding apolipoprotein N-acyltransferase: MFRWQISLAGAVLTALLLAALFPPFQVTILAPVALTPLLYAMALEPDGKQRFLWGWFCGFLYWLIVCFWIKDVLAAYGGLTGPLSWLAVLLFAVAKGLHMAAFGWLSGFVLNRRWAIPAVAALWTGIERTHGPLGFAWLTLGNAGIEMAAPLRVAPFLGVYGLSFIFAMLAAALAMVALRHDRRQLAWLAPLVLLFVLPVAGPRQGPTAEAAAVQTNIGADANWTAEEKDRVVKRLALRTLQESLDVAKPKPSLVLWPEAPAPFYYYDDEAFRRQVTETARLVGAPLLFTGVAYTAQKEPLNSAILLGSEGQLLGRYDKVNLVPFGEYIPAGFHWIQKISSEAGNYAPGAGPKVFIAGDHTLGAFICYESAFPSYIREFANNGAEVLINLTNDGYFGGNFARQQHLMLVRMRAVENQRWVLRPANDGITTSIDPAGRLWDRLPEFQLTTGRLRFGWIREKTLYTRFGDWFAWLCLAAGLAGVVVTQIPSYRPAQ
- a CDS encoding alpha/beta fold hydrolase gives rise to the protein MTLALKSVVFSMTLALAACQAQPRVEVGEINGAAFRIDVPAKWTGVLVVYCHGYNPNTVKFAQSDKPQFSGFVDSGVAVIQSGYAAGGWAVEQAIQDTEALRRYFTGKYGKPVETYVMGHSMGGFLTMTLLEKFPNSYDGGLALCGPLGSAEQFMERRVFDMRVVFDYYFPGALPNPAKVPADFRMSREKNAEIEALLNSKPEQATAMRQWAGIPTNRDLAGTIVFWTYILLDLQQRGGGNPFDNHDTIYSGTPDDNKLNDGVARYTADPRAAEYIRTFYTPSGRLTRPMLAIHTTYDPLVPPWVPNGYADLTRMAGAGQWFAQQYVKHGGHCAITSQEMERGFHDLQSWKATGKRPIQPTN
- a CDS encoding glycoside hydrolase family 36 protein, with the translated sequence MLTRREFNFSLLAAPAVVGSALDKTPARALALDGTEATDCKVTRRWTGTLCRSSVTNSGTKPVRLRAIVLFDGPHGYTAETKLYGEGFTMLSQTGGTLGAPTAIGGYLDRKHYRIPEPEDATTVYSVACLSPAPNRHELMAFTSSRRFVGRFHFRPTALQITLDCEGLELAAGQTWQLEEFVRLEGANRAALFEQLGTLIAKNHPPLKWAAPPEGWCSWYCFGPKVTAQQVRDNLDWIAKNAPNLKYVQIDDGYQPAMGDWLETGTAFGGEVRAVLKEIKTRGFEPAIWVAPFIAEEKSKLFTEHPEWFMKDGQGAPLASNKVTFGGWRRGPWYALDATQPAVQQHLKTVFRTMNQEWGVTYFKMDANFWGAMHGGRLSDGKATRVEAYRRGMQAIIEGAGHSFLLGCNHPMWPSLGLIHGSRSSGDISRKWDTVSKVASENLHRAWQNGRLWWNDPDALVLLGELPEDEFLFHAAATYATGGMLLSGDDLTKMTPERKALLLKLRPTAQAAAFDAEFKIGRMKRPGHELVFVLNWSDEPVSQSFLLPGLVQVTDFLTGEDMGKHKGDCEVPDMPPHSGRVFRCTHGAEAR
- a CDS encoding family 20 glycosylhydrolase; this encodes MLRSLLLLTVLLGAQAAPLPVRGIHLGAPTPEEMPLATRFIEEALPKEGVNVLILEINYHYQYAKHPEVVDPDALSAAQLRQLAESCRKAQVRLIPMINLLGHQSWAKTTFGLLRGHPEFDETPKKYPDNEGIYCRSYCPRHPKAHAVLFDLIDELMDVTGADTFHAGMDEVFLLGEKECKRCRGRNRAELFANEVKTLHAHLAKQNKELWIWGDRLIDGNVTGIGKWEASQNETAPALSLIPKDVVIADWHYEAPHATGTYFALSGFRVVTSPWRKTPVALGQLAQIRDARAHSTKQVAGRMLGMLQTTWVGFGPFVRAYFQEGDTPKAQVTEAVACFRSLFAELRTMN
- the lipA gene encoding lipoyl synthase; protein product: MDSLVQLETRPKRQRPRLPDFLRKPDTHFDSVQLLKNDLREHNLHTVCESARCPNIHECFHRGAATFMILGNICTRGCTFCSVPKGSPEKQEMPIDPLEPANVARMAAQMKLRYVVITSVNRDDLPDGGSHHFAETVREVRAALPEATVEVLTPDFCGDLEAVARVLDAGPHVFNHNMETIARLYRRIRPQANYQQSLDVLAFARRHRADVLTKSGLMVGLGETEEEVNGLLRDLRGAQADVATIGQYLQPTRRNAEVAEHVVPERYERWQAYGESIGFKKVFAGPFVRSSYMADLVNHSAREARPEAG
- a CDS encoding YkgJ family cysteine cluster protein, coding for MDGVRFTCQPGCTRCCDMEGFVYITEQDLKNAARYLEMTPADFERKYVYRTRHLLRLRKPRDRQCHFLLQGGCSIHPSKPTQCRLFPFWPEILESRRAWEKTGHRCPGIGKGLLIQIGTAHETASEMKLAYPTMYEE
- a CDS encoding SPOR domain-containing protein, which gives rise to MAARDDGEFELILGNKQLLSVLFIVIILLGVFFTMGFLAGRSTGAGATVAQKRPADQTPLAVDAPNPSRETIPTASEPEPTDKPVEKAAEPPVEPQPAPPRKEPERPAPAKKEPAKHEEAKKEAHKAEPVRSQGGFVQAPPSGTYLQAAATRRADAESMLAEIGSKKGLRGYITASPKTTELFRVLIGPLSTNESIATARAKLGELGIKSPYIVKY